The Ahaetulla prasina isolate Xishuangbanna chromosome 4, ASM2864084v1, whole genome shotgun sequence genome has a window encoding:
- the CDK5R1 gene encoding cyclin-dependent kinase 5 activator 1, which yields MGTVLSLSPSYRKATLSEDGSTTVGHYTAVQNSKNAKDKSLKRHSIISVLPWKRIAAVSAKKKNSKKVQPNSSYQNNITHLNNENLKKSLSCANLSTFAQNQSSQPTNHQISSSKGTVSSVKKTPHPSCNSSGTPKRVLVQASTSELLRCLGAFLCRRCYRLKHLSPTDPVLWLRSVDRSLLLQGWQDQGFITPANVVFLYMLCRDVISSEVATDHDLQAVLLTCLYLSYSYMGNEISYPLKPFLVESCKEAFWDRCLSIINLMSPKMLQINADPHYFTQVFADLKNESSQEEKNRLLIGLDR from the coding sequence ATGGGCACTGTCTTGAGCCTTTCACCCAGTTACCGGAAAGCCACCCTCTCTGAGGATGGTTCAACCACAGTGGGGCATTATACTGCAGTCCAGAACAGTAAGAATGCGAAGGATAAGAGCCTGAAGCGCCACTCTATCATTTCAGTGCTGCCTTGGAAACGCATCGCAGCTGTATCTGCCAAAAAGAAAAACTCCAAGAAGGTGCAACCCAACAGCAGTTATCAGAACAACATTACACACCTCAACAATGAGAATCTAAAGAAATCTCTATCCTGTGCCAATCTCTCCACCTTTGCCCAGAACCAGAGTAGTCAGCCTACAAATCACCAGATTTCCAGCTCCAAGGGCACCGTTTCTTCTGTCAAGAAAACACCCCACCCCAGTTGCAACTCATCTGGCACCCCCAAAAGGGTCCTTGTCCAAGCCTCAACCAGCGAGCTGCTAAGATGCTTGGGGGCATTCCTTTGTAGACGCTGCTACAGGCTGAAGCACCTTTCCCCCACCGACCCAGTATTATGGCTTAGAAGTGTGGACCGATCTCTCCTCCTGCAAGGCTGGCAAGACCAAGGCTTCATCACTCCAGCCAATGTGGTCTTTTTGTATATGCTTTGCCGGGATGTCATTTCATCTGAAGTAGCTACGGACCATGATCTTCAGGCTGTCTTACTTACCTGCCTCTATCTCTCCTATTCCTATATGGGCAATGAGATCTCCTACCCTCTCAAACCCTTTCTGGTAGAGAGCTGTAAAGAGGCATTTTGGGATCGTTGCCTCTCCATCATCAACCTCATGAGTCCCAAAATGTTGCAAATCAATGCTGACCCACACTATTTCACTCAGGTCTTTGCTGACCTGAAGAATGAGAGCAGCCAAGAAGAGAAGAACAGGCTGCTCATTGGCCTGGATCGGTGa